The Bradysia coprophila strain Holo2 unplaced genomic scaffold, BU_Bcop_v1 contig_193, whole genome shotgun sequence genome window below encodes:
- the LOC119075195 gene encoding queuine tRNA-ribosyltransferase accessory subunit 2 codes for MFMFTFIEIKLQILLQTDMKFVIETLTKCSPRLGHLQKNDIVLNSPLLLHHTKCAIIPFLSQEVFSYVTTETQAYSICLDSTIQMNDALSEYRKGIASFSGIGSDGITFLTIRNPSEVYKTSDIGDQKDSLSIFTRTGRKAISADQYMDLVVSHRPDIFHALCDGDTNAECSNRRTIKSAERTKKFFRHCLERYRTSETLKGQSLFVAPIEGGYSSKHREEFIKDILVHNADIDGYFLDGFHSNGVTATSLQIDSIQDIVQKCNELLPADKFKVMFGPYNPVLMLQLIQLGVDVFDSSYCYLATTHKCALTFGFDVDVKGEHREFDMDLSDPSYKEDFNPILQGCKCLSCEKHTRAYIHHLINTKELLSSILLTIHNTHQYMEFFKTIRQAAVDGNIPVLIDVVRTQFEKRCLLNENMQKQIENENKQIESEKGKRKVKKSVASDETERSIVCEN; via the exons ATGTTTATGTTTACGTTCATCGAaattaaattgcaaattttgctGCAAACCGACATGAAATTCGTGATTGAGACTTTAACGAAATGTTCGCCGCGACTGGGACACTTGCAGAAGAACGACATCGTTCTCAATTCACCGTTATTGTTGCATCACACTAAG TGTGCCATCATTCCATTCCTATCGCAAGAAGTGTTCTCCTACGTAACGACAGAGACACAGGCGTATTCCATTTGTCTCGACTCGACGATTCAAATGAACGACGCATTGTCCGAATACCGGAAAGGAATTGCATCGTTTTCCGGCATCGGTTCGGATGGCATAACTTTCCTTACGATCAGAAATCCCAGTGAAGTTTACAAAACTTCGGACATCGGTGATCAGAAAGACAGTCTGTCGATTTTTACGCGAACGGGTCGAAAAGCCATTTCAGCTGATCAGTACATGGACTTAGTGGTTTCACATCGGCCGGATATTTTCCATGCTTTGTGTGACGGGGATACGAATGCAGAGTGTTCGAACAGGAGAACGATTAAATCGGCTGaaagaacaaagaaatttttccgaCATTGTCTCGAACGCTATCGAACGTCGGAGACATTGAAAGGTCAATCACTGTTTGTAG CTCCCATTGAAGGTGGCTACAGTTCAAAGCATCGAGAAGAATTCATCAAGGACATATTGGTCCACAATGCTGACATCGATGGCTACTTCTTGGATGGCTTCCATAGTAACGGAGTCACAGCGACTTCATTACAAATCGATAGCATCCAGGACATTGTTCAGAAATGTAACGAACTGCTTCCCGCGGATAAATTCAAAGTTATGTTCGGTCCGTACAATCCCGTTCTGATGCTGCAACTCATCCAATTGGGGGTCGATGTCTTTGATAGTTCCTATTGTTACCTAGCCACTACGCACAAATGCGCGCTGACTTTCGGTTTTGATGTGGATGTCAAAGGAGAGCATCGGGAATTCGATATGGATTTGAGTGACCCGAG CTATAAGGAGGACTTTAACCCCATACTACAGGGATGCAAATGTTTGTCGTGTGAAAAGCATACCCGAGCTTACATTCACCATTTGATCAACACAAAGGAACTGCTATCGTCAATACTGTTAACGAT CCACAATACGCATCAGTACATGGAATTCTTTAAAACCATTCGACAAGCCGCTGTCGACGGCAACATACCCGTTTTGATTGACGTGGTCCGGACACAATTCGAAAAGAGATGCTTGCTGAACGAAAACATGCAGAAACAGATCGAGAACGAAAACAAGCAGATCGAATCGGAAAAAGGaaagagaaaagtgaaaaagtcGGTCGCTAGCGATGAAACAGAGCGGAGCATAGTGTGTGAAAATTGA